A single genomic interval of Carassius auratus strain Wakin chromosome 30, ASM336829v1, whole genome shotgun sequence harbors:
- the rcc1l gene encoding RCC1-like G exchanging factor-like protein produces the protein MLSIGSGVSNKFERIFPSLSVTVIMALVSLRSCGRRGFQLGLRAYATRSVSTPRKREQRDDTPVFQYVGQHRKPQGKVFVWGFSYTGALGIPSFVVPDSGRKKPRKYQLTPYRLDTEQKISSAACGYGFTLLASNSRDLTKLWGMGLNKDSQLGFQRTQHDRHKSYDYVLEASPVSLPLVNPQETRVLQVSCGRAHSLVLTDSEGVFSMGNNAYGQCGRKIVEDEVYSGSHVVHKIEGFDSRVTQVACGQDHSLFLTDRGSVYACGWGADGQTGLGHHNKASCPVPVGGDLAGVKVQQVATYGDCSLAVSTDGQVFGWGNSEYLQLASVTEATQISSPRLLALRGVGRVRQAACGGTQVAVLNEEGEVFVWGFGILGKGPKLSESAIPERVPATFFGRSEFNPTVKVSSIRCGLNHFAAITDRSELFVWGKNMRGCLGIGKHDDQYFPWRVTVPGHVTDVACGVDHMVALVRSII, from the exons ATGTTAAGTATTGGAAGCGGTGTGTCAAATAAATTCGAGAGGATTTTTCCATCATTGAGT GTGACTGTCATAATGGCATTAGTCAGCCTTCGCTCCTGTGGCCGTCGTGGTTTTCAGCTGGGTCTCCGTGCATATGCCACTCGATCAGTTAGCACCCCAAGAAAGCGTGAGCAGCGAGATGACACCCCCGTGTTCCAGTATGTGGGGCAGCACAGGAAGCCCCAAGGGAAGGTGTTTGTGTGGGGCTTCAGCTACACTGGAGCTTTAGGGATCCCTAGCTTTGTAGTGCCAGACAGTGGAAGAAAAAAGCCCAGGAAGTACCAGCTCACACCTTACCGCCTGGATACTGAACAGAAG ATTTCCTCAGCAGCCTGTGGATATGGCTTCACCCTATTGGCATCTAATAGCAGAGATCTGACCAAATTGTGGGGCATGGGCCTTAACAAAGACTCCCAGCTGGGCTTTCAGCGTACTCAACATGACCGAC ATAAGAGTTACGACTATGTCCTGGAAGCGTCTCCGGTGTCTCTTCCGCTGGTGAACCCTCAGGAGACACGAGTGCTGCAGGTCTCATGTGGACGTGCTCACTCACTAGTGCTCACAGACTCTGAGGGAG TTTTCAGCATGGGTAATAATGCTTATGGGCAGTGTGGGAGGAAGATTGTGGAGGATGAAGTGTACAG TGGCAGTCATGTTGTTCACAAGATTGAGGGCTTTGACAGTCGAGTCACCCAG GTGGCTTGTGGGCAGGATCACAGTCTGTTTCTCACAGACAGAGGCTCAGTGTATGCCTGTGGGTGGGGTGCAGATGGACAAACAG GCCTGGGCCATCACAACAAGGCCTCCTGTCCTGTACCTGTCGGAGGAGATCTGGCTGGGGTCAAAGTTCAGCAGGTGGCCACATATGGAGACTGTAGTTTGGCCGTGTCCACAGACGGGCAGGTTTTTGGTTGGGGAAACTCTGAGTACCTGCAGCTTGCCTCTGTCACTGAGGCCACACAG ATTAGCTCTCCACGGCTGCTGGCCCTGAGGGGTGTGGGTCGAGTCAGACAGGCGGCATGTGGAGGAACACAGGTGGCTGTGCTGAACG AGGAAGGAGAAGTGTTTGTTTGGGGTTTTGGAATCCTGGGAAAAGGCCCGAAACTTTCCGAGTCTGCTATCCCAGAAAGAGTGCCAGCCACGTTTTTTGGGAGGTCAGAGTTCAACCCTACAGTGAAGGTCTCGTCCATCCGCTGTGGACTCAATCACTTTGCAGCTATCACAG ATCGAAGTGAGCTGTTTGTTTGGGGTAAGAATATGAGAGGATGTCTCGGCATTGGAAAACACGATGACCAGTATTTTCCATGGAGG GTGACCGTGCCAGGCCATGTGACGGATGTTGCATGTGGTGTTGACCACATGGTGGCGCTTGTCAGATCAATCATATGA